From the genome of Adhaeribacter pallidiroseus:
TGGCCGGTTTTATCTAAATCTTTGATGAGTTGTGCGACCGGGCCGTCAATTTCTTTTTTCATGTCGCGGGCGCGGGTGTGGCCGTTTTCGTGCGTGTCCCAACCCAGAAAAGGCACGTACTCGGTAGTAACGCTAATAAACCGGGCGCCTTTTTCGGTGAGCCGGCGGGCCAGCAAACAACCTAAGCCAAACTTGCCGGTGTTGTAAATCTGGTACGATTCCCGGGGTTCGGTGCTTAAATCAAAAGCTTTGGCTTCGGGGGAGTTTAAAAGCATGTACGATTGCTCCATCGCTCTTTTCAACGATTCTTTCTGGTAATTACTGCCAAACTCGCCAAAAGCACTCTTACTGATTAAGTCGTTGTATAACTGATTTCGTTTTTCGAACCGTTTGTACGACATGCCCACCGGCGGTTTTACGCTGTCCAGGCCGCTGGTAGGGTCCGGAATCATGAACGGGCCAAACTCGTTGCCCAGAAAACCGGAAGTATGAAAAGCTTTTAATTCTTCGCCTTCGCCCAAAGTTAGGCGCTGCCCAATATCAATAAACGCCGGTATAACGGGGTTTTTCGGTCCGAGTTCCTTCGCAATCCAGGCTCCTAAATGCGGAGCGGCTACCGATTGCGGCGGCTCGTAACAGGTGTGCCAGTGGTATTGGTGCCGCGAATGCAGAATAAAACCTAAATCCGCCGCCACGTACGACCGGATTACAGTGCCTTTATCCATTACTTGCCCGATAGATTCTAAGCCTTCCGAAAAAGAAATACCATCCAGCACTGTGGGTACGGATTTAAAAGTACTTAAAACCCGGTTGGAGTCCATGCCTTTCTCGAAGGGGGTATACCGCTTGGGGTCGAAGGTATCGGTATGGGCCATGCCGCCGGCCATCCATAACAATATGACGGTATCGGCTTTAGAGTTTGCTATTTTATTTTTAACTACTTCCGACTCTAATATCTGCTGGTTTTTATCGCTTTTACAAGATGTTAATAAACCGGACACAGGAGCACCCGCGGCTAGTGCGCCGAGGGTAGCAGCACTAGCGGTTTTTAAAAATTCGCGTCTATCCCATTTGGCATTCATCGCTGGTTGTTTTTTAAAATTTTTTTCGTTTTTATAGGTCTGGCTTTTACCTTTCCGCCCTCTGGGCACCTTCCCTAAAAACAGGGAAGGAGAGGCGGCTTTTTGCAATTACCAATTACCATTTACCAAATACATGAAACAATTTTTTAAATTCTCTATGGACTGTCGACCAGGGACTATCAATAAATAAACTGAAATTCGGGGAGCATGACAATAGCCCAGAGAAAATCCTGCACGGCTTCGGAATTTGGTTTTTCGCCCAGCATTTGTTGAGCTACGGTTAGTTCCTGAGGCAACGGGGCGCGGTTAAAAGCCTTTCGGTATACTTCCCGGATTAAGGCGTCGGATTGCGGAAACCGGGTCATATAGTTTTCGGCTCCCTGCTGAAGAACCTGGTTAAATTTTTTGCCATTGGTAAGTTCCAACGCTTGTAACAAGTTAGCCTGGGTATCGCGGCTAGTAATTACCGTTTCGCGATTAGGCCGGCCCAAAGCAGTCAGGAAACCATCGTTCTTCACCAGCGAAGCCCGCACGAACGGGGTTTTAATAGGGTTAGGTTTATCTTTGCCCGCCGGGTTATATTGTACTGCCGAGTCGGCGTAAACTGGTTGAATGACGCTGCTTACGGCATCGGCAAATTGCTCCGCCGACATACGTCGCCGCAGCATGCCCGTAAATTTATATTCCGGGGTGTTGAGCCAGTTTACATCTTTTATCCCCACCGAAGGTAGCTGGTAGGTTTTAGAGGTAGTTATCAGGTAAATCAGTTCTTTAATGTTGTACCCTTGGGCGACAAAATCCGAGGCAAGCCAATCGAGTAAATCCTGATTCCAGGGTTCGTTATCCATGGCATCTACCGGTGTAATAATGCCGCGGCCCATAAATTGACCCCACACCCGGTTTACGATGGTGCGGTACAAACGGCCATTTTGCGGTTTGGCCAGGTTGTCGGCGAGTTGCTGCAGTTTTACTTTTACCGGCGCGTTTTTATCGATGGCACCTAATTCTTCCCACAAAATCCGGGTGTCGGCCATTTTGCCGGTGGGCACGTCGCAGCGATTAATTTCCAGCGCTGAGTCGGCGAACACGTTGGCAAAAGCGTAAGCATCGGCTAGTTTCCAGTCGCTCACAAAGCTGTCGTGGCAGGAGGCGCATTTTAAGTTTAAACCTAACAATACCTGCGATACATTCTGAGCCGCCTGCATTTCGACGCGTTGGCTGGCATTAACCACTCCCCGCCACTGGATGCCGCTGATAAATCCTTTGGATTCCTCGGTAGGGTTTAAAAGTTCTTTTACAAATTGATTATAAGGTTTATTGGTTTGCAAGGATTTATAGAGCCAATCCGAAATATTGTACCGCCCGTTGGTAATGTAACCGGTGCCGGAGTAATCGTTGCGTAAGGCATCGTTCCAGAAAGTAAGCCAGTGCAAAGCATAATCATCTTGGCGGTTTAATAATTGCCGCACCCACAAAGCGCGTTTATCGGGCCGGGAATCCTCTGAAAATTTCTGTACTTCTTCCGGCGTAGGCACCATGCCAATAATATCCAGATAAATCCGGCGCAAATACGTCCGGTCGCTGACTACTTGGGGCCAGGCCGTCTTATTTTTTAAAAAATATTGGTTTACCCATAAATCTACCGGATTTTTTAAATTTTGGGTGGGCGGAGGCAAGTTGGGGCTGCGGGGTTTCAGTTCGGCTATCCGGAAAGCGCTTTTTTGTCCTTTATCGGGCCAGGGCGCGCCTTTTTTTACCCAGTAAGTAATCAAGGCGATATCTTCGGTGCTTAAGGCTTTGCCTTTGCCCGGCATCGATTCTTTGTGGCTGCGGGGTAAGGTTATACGCCGGATTAACTCACTTTTACCGGGTTGGCCCGGCACAATTATGGGTCCGGATTTGCCGCCTTTAAATACTAAATCTTTTTGGTCCAGCCGCAACTCGCCTTTTATTTTATCGGCGCTGTGGCATTTGTAGCAGCTATGCGCGAAAATGGCCCGCACCTGCACGTTTAATTCCAGCTCTTTGGCCGCATCCAGGTTGCCCTTTTCCTGCAGGGCCACCAGGTTAAATTTTTTTTCCGGAGCCGGGGTAGCTTCGTAATCATCCGTCCAGGGCATAACGCTGGTTAAATACACGTCGCCGTGCGTGAGCGAAGCCCCGTAATGGCCGGCGGCGGTAACCCCGATGGCCGTAAACAACAAAACGCCCCGGTAAACTTTTATCAAAGGCCAACGTTCCTGTTTTTCGATGTAATATAACAAAATAGCCGCAATGGCTCCCAGAACCGCCGTCGCTACGCCCGTCCAGCGGTGTAAGGCCAGAAGGTCGCCGGCGTAATCTTCCTGCTGGGCGAGTAGCCAACCCAGCAAAGCCGAAATAATGGCCCCGGCGGCACCAATAGTTACCAGCAGATCAATACCGGGCCGCAACCGGGACGTAAAATTCCGGAAGGTAGCTATTTCCAACACCGCCGCTAAACAAAGCAAGGTAACCGGAAAATGAACGGCCAAGGGATGCAAGCGACCCAGTAATTTCCAGAGCCAGAAACCTTCCGCAGCCGGAGTAGCCAGCAAGGGTTCGGCTAGCGCCGGAAAGGCTAGCGCCGAACCCAGGTAGAAAATAGAAAATAGCAGGTAAAGCCCTGGTTTTTTAAATTTTATACCTGTTTGTTGGTGTTTTTTGGGAGTCATGCCGGAGTAAAGTAGTTGTTGTCTTTTATTGTTCTTGTTTTTTGAGCTTTCTCAAGTCTCCATTCTCTGGTTCTATCTGGCTTTCTTTTATTTGGCGTTTTTCTGTGGAGCCGGTTCCCGTCTCCAGGTGCGGGTGCTATCTAACTTGCCAACTTCAAGCTTTGCCTCGTGGCCGGCTGGCCTCGTTTGGCTCTTCCGGGCTAGTCTAAGCTTCTTTTCCTCGCTCCGCTGCGGAATGTCTCCTTCGTCGACACCGGAACCTTAGAAGGCCCTCCATAGCCAAACTGATGTTGTTTGCTTTTAGCTACTGAACAGTATAATTAGTTAATTTTTTTACAAATGCTTCTGACTTATTTCAATTTAAAAAAAAGGACAAATGAAATAATAAACCCTAGTTTTAGAAATCAATTGTTATTACGATTATAATCAATTAAACACCTTTTATTTGTCATAATTCTAGATACTAGAGTCTTGATACTGGTGTTTATTTACTTGGTATCTATTGTTCGTTGTTTTGCCATACAAAATTAAAAAATCAGTAGTTTTAAAAACCATTAACTCTATCTCTGCCTCGCCCCGGTAATTACAACTATACGCCCAAAAGCATTTAGTAATTTACTCACTTCCTTGATTATAAAAAACATACAAGCCATCTTTTCCGGCCACTATAATATCTTTGCGGCCCGAGCCGGTCAGGTCGGCTACGCTGAAGTACAGGCCGGCACCTTTGCCTTCGCCAAACGGGCCGTAACTGATAATTTGTTTGGTGAATGACTCGCCGTTCCATTTAAAATAATATAAACCCAAGGGATCGGTTTCGCCGGGGTCGTTGCCGTTATGCGCCCGGTAGCGTTTGCCGGTAATTAATTCGGGTTGGCCATCATTATCTATATCAACCCATTCCATGGTGTGGTATTGGGAGTTTACTAAATCAATGGGATGTTTAATCCAGGCTATTTTTTTTAAATTTTTATCTTTTTTCTGCTCGTACCAGTGCAAACCGTAGCCGTGCGCCTGGCCCACAATTAAATCGTTTACTTTGTCCTGGTTTACATCTACCACCAGAATAGGCACGCTGGAAGTACCGAGTTTAAAATCCGGATGCAGGGTCCAGGGTTGGGCAAAGGGTTGAGCCGGGGCCTCGAGCCAGCCATTTTCTACTATTAAGTCGCCGCGGCCATCGTTATTCAGGTCTCCGAAACCCAGGCCGTGGCCGTGTTTGCCCGTAATGCGGTGCCGATCAAATTTCCCCGGCGTAGTTTGGTTTAAGCGGTAAATAATCAGGGAGTCGTTGGGCGTATTGGGGACTATTTCGGGTACGCCGTCGTTGTCGATATCCCAGGAGCGGGTAGTTTCGATGTTGCCGGGTTTAGCAATAATGTGTTCCGCCCATTCTTTATCGTTGCCGGGGTTTTCGCGCCAGATTAAGGTTTTGCCGAACCAGCCGCCCGTTATAAAATCCTGCCGGTTATCTTTGTTTACATCCAGGGGTATCGTGGAAAAATCGTCCCAGTACTCGTTCATACGGGGCACGGTGCCGATGGTGTGGCGTTTAAAAAAAAGCGGTCCTTCGTACCAGTAAGCTCCCGAAACAATATCCGGTTTGCTATCCTGATTCACGTCAAAAACGGCTACGGATTCAAAACTTTCGGCGGCAATTTGTTTTTTTAAAAATTTAACCGGCCGGCTGCCCGGAGTAGGTTTACTTTCGGCAGACTGACCATAGCTCAGTACAGATAGCATTACCAAACACAAACCCAATAGCACCACTTTTCGCATATAAAATAAAGTTTTGGGATGAACTCTGCCGAAATAACTTAAAAATAAAGGAACCTGCAATTACTACCCGTACCAGCTGCTATTTCACATTTCAGCAATTTTAAATTTGGCTACGAACCTCCACTTTATTATCCTGCTGTATCCTGCTTGTTGCCGGGTTAAATTTTATTAAGTAAAAGGACAAATTAAAATAGGCATTCTTATGACAAAAACACCAAGTCAAATCATTGATTATTAATTATGTATAACTTGTTTCGTCTTGATACGTGTGTCTTGTTACTTGTGTCCATTTACTTATTTGTTATTAACTGGCCTTAGCTAATTCAAGATAAAAATTACGCTTACCTTAGATTTAATTTTATTTTTAAAATTTAAATTACGGGCGATGCTTGCAAAACTTGCTGAAACCAAAATAATGTAAAGCAGGATAGAACAGGATAGAAAGCCTTTGGTCAACTGATAAATTAGCAAACGCGGCTTGTAAACAGAGGAATAGAAGATTGGTTTTACCAGGATCGGAAAACAACGTAAGCTTGCCGTGAGAAAACAAAAAATTAAAAAATTTAAAAAATAAAACAATAGCAGCATGTTTAAAAAAGCGTTTTTTGCCGGCATTCCGGTAGCTATTTTGTGCCTGGGTTTGTTAACCGGCAGTTGCCAGAGCACGGGTACCAATAAGCGGGACAAAGAAGGATTTACCGCCATTTTCGACGGCAAAACCTTGCAAGGCTGGGAAGGCGACCCTACTTACTGGCGCGTAGAAGAGGGCGCTCTGGTAGGCGAAATTACGCCGACTACTTTATTAAAAACCAACTCCTTTATCATTTGGAAAGGCGGTACACCCGCTGATTTTGAATTCAAAGGCTCCTTCCGGATTACCACGGATGGTAACACCGGTATTAATTACCGCAGCGAGCAGCTAACCGATATTCCGTTTGCTTTAAAAGGCTACCAGGCCGATATTGATGGTAAAATCCGGTATACGGGGCAAAACTACGAAGAACGGGGCCGGACTACTTTGGCTTACCGCGGCGAAAAAGTAACGGTAAATACGCAGCAAAATGCCGCGGATCCGGAATCATTCCGGGCTAATGTGAAAAATAACGCCTGGCAGGCCCGCCAGGTAACCGGCTCTTTGGGCAGCAGCGACTCCCTGCAGACTTTTATCAAAAGCAACGACTGGAATGATTTTCATTTAATAATTAAAGGCAATCGGCTCTTGCACTACGTAAATGGTAAATTAATGAGCGATGTAACCGACAACGATACAGTAAACCGTAAAATGCAAGGCTTACTGGGCGTGCAAGTACACGTGGGGCCGCCCATGAAAGTGCAATACCGGAATTTGCGGATAAAGCAGTTGTAGATAAA
Proteins encoded in this window:
- a CDS encoding FG-GAP repeat domain-containing protein → MRKVVLLGLCLVMLSVLSYGQSAESKPTPGSRPVKFLKKQIAAESFESVAVFDVNQDSKPDIVSGAYWYEGPLFFKRHTIGTVPRMNEYWDDFSTIPLDVNKDNRQDFITGGWFGKTLIWRENPGNDKEWAEHIIAKPGNIETTRSWDIDNDGVPEIVPNTPNDSLIIYRLNQTTPGKFDRHRITGKHGHGLGFGDLNNDGRGDLIVENGWLEAPAQPFAQPWTLHPDFKLGTSSVPILVVDVNQDKVNDLIVGQAHGYGLHWYEQKKDKNLKKIAWIKHPIDLVNSQYHTMEWVDIDNDGQPELITGKRYRAHNGNDPGETDPLGLYYFKWNGESFTKQIISYGPFGEGKGAGLYFSVADLTGSGRKDIIVAGKDGLYVFYNQGSE
- a CDS encoding DUF1501 domain-containing protein, whose product is MNAKWDRREFLKTASAATLGALAAGAPVSGLLTSCKSDKNQQILESEVVKNKIANSKADTVILLWMAGGMAHTDTFDPKRYTPFEKGMDSNRVLSTFKSVPTVLDGISFSEGLESIGQVMDKGTVIRSYVAADLGFILHSRHQYHWHTCYEPPQSVAAPHLGAWIAKELGPKNPVIPAFIDIGQRLTLGEGEELKAFHTSGFLGNEFGPFMIPDPTSGLDSVKPPVGMSYKRFEKRNQLYNDLISKSAFGEFGSNYQKESLKRAMEQSYMLLNSPEAKAFDLSTEPRESYQIYNTGKFGLGCLLARRLTEKGARFISVTTEYVPFLGWDTHENGHTRARDMKKEIDGPVAQLIKDLDKTGHLDRTLVILASEFSRDMMLEGRPGAEVKHQVDQPTVINDIKNYGMHRHFTDGCSLLLFGGGIKKGHVYGKTADERPCKTIEKPIKIDQIHQTIYHALGIAEDAHAIVEERPFYTTPDGLGKPVMELFA
- a CDS encoding 3-keto-disaccharide hydrolase codes for the protein MFKKAFFAGIPVAILCLGLLTGSCQSTGTNKRDKEGFTAIFDGKTLQGWEGDPTYWRVEEGALVGEITPTTLLKTNSFIIWKGGTPADFEFKGSFRITTDGNTGINYRSEQLTDIPFALKGYQADIDGKIRYTGQNYEERGRTTLAYRGEKVTVNTQQNAADPESFRANVKNNAWQARQVTGSLGSSDSLQTFIKSNDWNDFHLIIKGNRLLHYVNGKLMSDVTDNDTVNRKMQGLLGVQVHVGPPMKVQYRNLRIKQL
- a CDS encoding DUF1549 domain-containing protein; translation: MTPKKHQQTGIKFKKPGLYLLFSIFYLGSALAFPALAEPLLATPAAEGFWLWKLLGRLHPLAVHFPVTLLCLAAVLEIATFRNFTSRLRPGIDLLVTIGAAGAIISALLGWLLAQQEDYAGDLLALHRWTGVATAVLGAIAAILLYYIEKQERWPLIKVYRGVLLFTAIGVTAAGHYGASLTHGDVYLTSVMPWTDDYEATPAPEKKFNLVALQEKGNLDAAKELELNVQVRAIFAHSCYKCHSADKIKGELRLDQKDLVFKGGKSGPIIVPGQPGKSELIRRITLPRSHKESMPGKGKALSTEDIALITYWVKKGAPWPDKGQKSAFRIAELKPRSPNLPPPTQNLKNPVDLWVNQYFLKNKTAWPQVVSDRTYLRRIYLDIIGMVPTPEEVQKFSEDSRPDKRALWVRQLLNRQDDYALHWLTFWNDALRNDYSGTGYITNGRYNISDWLYKSLQTNKPYNQFVKELLNPTEESKGFISGIQWRGVVNASQRVEMQAAQNVSQVLLGLNLKCASCHDSFVSDWKLADAYAFANVFADSALEINRCDVPTGKMADTRILWEELGAIDKNAPVKVKLQQLADNLAKPQNGRLYRTIVNRVWGQFMGRGIITPVDAMDNEPWNQDLLDWLASDFVAQGYNIKELIYLITTSKTYQLPSVGIKDVNWLNTPEYKFTGMLRRRMSAEQFADAVSSVIQPVYADSAVQYNPAGKDKPNPIKTPFVRASLVKNDGFLTALGRPNRETVITSRDTQANLLQALELTNGKKFNQVLQQGAENYMTRFPQSDALIREVYRKAFNRAPLPQELTVAQQMLGEKPNSEAVQDFLWAIVMLPEFQFIY